In Oligoflexia bacterium, the genomic stretch GCGCCAATCTTTTAACACAAGTTTACGTGCTTCTGCTTGAGGACTCTGTGTCTCATGGTTTGGTTTTTTTGCAGATTTCTTTTTAGAAATTTTCTGAGTACTTGTGGCGTGCACTTCGTTTTGTTTGGGGCGATCAACTACCATTGGTGATTGTGGAGCGCATACATCACAGTGACCACACTCATTAATACGTTCTGAATCTTTAAAATAGGTAAGAATTCCTGCGTGACGGCATTCACCACCTTCAGCAAAAAGTGTTATCGCATTGAGTGAATCCCATCGGCGTTCAATAACAGAGGGGCTCGCTTTAGATTGCTGAATAAAGAACGATTGAAGCCCTTTATCTTTTTTTGAATAAAGTAAAAGACAACGTGATTCTATACCGTCTCGGCCAGCTCTTCCCATTTCTTGGTAAAAAGATTCAATATTTGCTGGCATTTGAAAATGCACAACAAGTCTCACGTCAGGATAATCAATTCCCATTCCAAAGGCATTGGTCGCAGCGAGAATTCTTAAATCATGATTATCAAGTTTTTCTTGAATTGTGTTTCGAGTCTCAGCATCAAGACCAGCATGATAATAACCCACACCTTTGAAATCACTACTAAGCATTGCCGCTAAATCTTGAGTTAATTGGCGCGTACCACAATATATAAGTACACGACCAACAGGAGTTTTCTTTAAGGCATTTTTTAAGAACTGAAATTTATAATCATCGCCTGTACAGGTCTCAACCTGGTAAAAAAGATTGGGCCTATAAAAACCATGAACATGTTTATCGGGGTTTCTCATTTCGAGTTGTCGCCCAACGTCTTTAAGAACTGTTGGAGTCGCAGTTGCAGTAAGTGCTAAGAGCGGTACATCAGGGCGAATTTGTCTAAGTAATTTAAGTTTATGATAGTCTTCTCTAAAGTCAGGCCCCCATTGAGAAACACAATGGGCTTCATCAATTGCAAAGAGAACAATGTTTTGTGTTTTAATCCACTCAGCAAAGCCGGGGTTTTGTACACGCTCGGGTGAAAGATAAAGCACATAGGGCCCTGCTTTTTTAATTGCATTGAAAACTTCACGTTTATCGTCGAGATCTTGACTTGAATGTAGACAGCCTGAATTTATCCCTATTTTTTTCAAAAGCCTGACTTGATCTTTCATGAGTGCAATAAGTGGTGAGATAACAACCACGAGCCCATTTAGTTCAATGGCGGGAAGTTGATAACAAAGAGATTTGCCACCACCGGTGGGCATTACCGCCAATGCGTCTTTTTTTGAAAGCACTGATTTTATAATGTCGAGTTGACCTTTTCGAAAAGATTGAAGTCCAAATCGGTTTTGAAGTAATTCATAAAGATGTGCGTCTTTGGTAGTCAATCGCTGCTCCAGTTGAAGATATTTTACATTCGAATTGGTCGATAATGCAATCAGGTCAAGCTTAAGGTTTCACACACTCTTCTGGGTAAGGAGATACGTAAGGTTTTAAGAGTGGAATTCCAAAATTAGCATAAAGATCATTTAAGGTGGCATCTTCATTCTCTAAAGTTTTATCTAAGTTCTTTTTATCAATTTTATAAACAACTGCTCCACCCGCAACAAGGCCACCTGTGACGCTCATAACGAGCCCTTTTGCTCCCCACAATTTTTTTAAATGTCTGAGAACTGCTATACCAATTTTTGTACCTTCTGTGGCTCCGGTAAAATACAAAGCGGTTTTTGTAACAATAGAAATTTCACCAAGCATTGCACCCCACATGAGAGTGCGCAAAAATTGCATTTTTAATTTATCGTTTTGGCCAAAACAATCATCCAGTGCCACAGTAAACCAGATGTTCTCTTGCATCTCAGGCAATGCACCTTTTTTAAGATGTTTAAACGGTGATTCTGAGGCTTCATGTGCTGCAATCATTCCTACGTGAATAGCGTGAGAGAGTTTGTCGAAGTTTCGGCATAAGAGCATGGCATCTTCGTAAATCATGACGTCTCTTGGACAACTTGGTTTTAAAGCCAGAGTCGCAAAAGCGTTATTCGTAATTAAACTGAATGTAATGAGAATTAAGAGAAATTTCATCGATATCCCCCTGCATTAGGAGTTATTGATATGCCGTGTTAAAGATTTTTTGGCAAGAAAAAAGGGCGACCTCGTTAAGAGATCGCCCCCAAGTAATGTCTCAATTATTGAATCAGTGTCTTTACAGCGTCATACGCGTTTATAGTACCAAACCCAAATGTGTTATTTGGAATCTTATCACCCGTAACACCGCCACATGTTTCTGTTGAAGTCTTGGGTGTTGCAGTTTTGCGAATCACATTGCTTGTGGCGGTTGTGTTTCCAATGAGAGCGGGTTTTGCTGACCACATAAGGGCTACGAGTCCCACAACATGTGGACCTGCCATGGATGTTCCATCCCATGTGGCGCCTGAATAACTACTTCCAGGAATAGCAGAAACAATTCCTACTCCAGGAGCTGTAATATCAGGACCAATGCCACCATCAAATTTTGATGGACCACGACTTGAGAAATAAGCGATGCGACCATTTCTGTGGTTATGTGCACCCACTGCAAGTGTGGCCAATGTGAAATGCGCCGGAGGAGCAGCAATGGTTGAACAACCAGAGCCTTCGTTTCCAGCAGAAACTACAACCATTAAACCTGCAACGTTTAGAGCTTCAACAACAGGAAGCATTTCTCCACCTTCACAACCTTCATCGGGAGGACATCCCCATGAATTGTTAATCACGTGAGGAGCTTTTGCAGGAGCACCATCAGTAAATGGGTTTCCACCTTGTGGATACGGAGCTAAGAAATATTGAAAACATTCAATGTACGTTGTGGGTCGGCCAACTCCGCGCTCCATATTGCGACAGCCCATCCATTGTGCGCCTGGTGCCATCCCGATTTTACGAGTGGCTCCGTCATCACCGACGATGGTTCCGACAGTGTGAGTTCCGTGTCCGTGGTCATCACAGGGAGCTTTGCTGTTAAATCCACAGGGATTTGTTCCGGCGGCGAGTGGTTTATGAATGGCATCATGCCAGTTGTAATTATGATTTACGCCGTTAGGTGAGAAACCACGATAGTGTGTTTTCAAAGCCGGGTGATCCCACTGAATACCGGTGTCTTGACCTGCGATGACTATATTTTTTCCGGTGATTCCCAGTTCTTGCCAAACTCTTTCTGCACCAGTGCTTACGATGTTGCCTTCAGTAACAGCGGTTAAACTTTCGGATTTACGTTGAGCGAATTTATTGAAAATATCATTTGAAGGCATAAATTTATTTTTGATTGCAGGGTTGTTGATAATCTTTCCAACATCTGCGCGTCCTGTTAATTCAGAAACGAGTTCAGGTGTAGCTGATTCAAGTGCTATCATGTTGAGAATGTAGAACTGCTGATACTCAAAACCTCTTTTTGCAAGTAGCGAAACGAGCTCTCTTTGACTTTCCATGGCCGTCTTACGAAGTGCATCATAAACTTGTTGGCCACGCACTTCTTTGGGCGCATTGAGGTTTACAAAGCTCAGATCGGCTTGCTGTTTCAATATGACCAAAACTGGGAATTCACCCATTGTATTGAGCATTTGACTTTTGATAGATACGCCAATCTTCTGCGCCATCTGTGGCGGAGTCGATGCTTGAAGCGTGAAGCTAAAAAATAGAGTTGCTATAAGAATTACGAAAGACTTAGTCAATCCTTGTGTCATTGCCTTCCCCCCATGAAAGGTTTAATTATTCCAATATTAAACTAGCCTTTGGTGGGGGATGACAAGGGTATAATGTAATTATTACTATTATTTACCCGCCTGACGTTCAGTTTTCTGCGTGTGGCCATTAGCTGATTTATCGTTTGATCCATGTTCATCGTGAAATTGCTCAGCTTCAGTTGAGTGAGACAATGCTGATGTAGAAGCTTGTCCGCTCGTGATGGTCATGAGCACCTGATCGAAATAACCAGTGCCTACTTCGCGTTGATGGCGTGTTGCCGTGTAGCCGAGTTTTTCACTGGCGAATTCTTTATTCTGAAGTCGTACATAAGCGGGCATTCCCTCTTCTTTGTACTGACGAGCAAGATCAAATGTTTCCATGTTAATCAAATGCCAACCGGCTAATGTAATGAACTGAAATTTATATCCCATTTGACCTAATTCTTTTTGGAACGTTTTGATTGTCGCAGCATCAAGATTGCGCTCCCAGTTAAAAGAAGGTGAGCAGTTATAGGCTAAAAGTTTTCCAGGAAATTGTTTATGAATTACTTTTGCGAACTCTCGAGCTTCTTCAATATCGGGCTTTGAAGTTTCAAACCACAAGAGATCAGCATACGGAGCGTAGGCAAGACCGCGAGCGATGGTGGTTTCAATTCCAGCCTTTACGTAAAAATATCCTTCGGGCGTTCTTTCGCCGGTTAAGAAGGGGCGATCTGCGGGGTCGATGTCAGAAGTTAAAAGCGTTGCACCTAAAGCATCAGTGCGAGCAATGATAACAGAGGGTACATCGAGTACATCTGAAGCTAAGCGCGCAGCATTGAGTGTGCGAATGAATGAGGATGTGGGAACCAAAACTTTTCCACCTAAATGCCCGCATTTTTTCTCAGAAGCTAGTTGATCTTCAAAGTGAACGCCAGAAGCTCCGGCTTCAATCATGGATTTCATCAATTCAAACGCATGAAGTGGCCCACCAAAACCTGCTTCGGCATCAGCTACGATGGGAGCATACCAGTAGGTGCCAGATTTACCTTCGGCTCGGTTGATTTGATCAGCACGCATAAGAGCGTTGTTTAATCTTTTCACCAGTTGCGGAACACTGTTTGACGGATACAAACTTTGATCAGGATATGTTTGACCAGACATGTTTGCATCGGCGGCTACTTGCCAACCGCTCATGTAAATGGCTTGGAGTCCGGCTTTCACGACCTGTACAGCCTGAGCTCCGGTGAGACAACCTAATGTTGGAACATAAGCTTCTTTATGTAGGAGTTCCCAGAGCCTTTCAGCACCAAGTTCAGCAATTGTGTATTCTACTTTTATCGACGCCTGAAGTTTTAAGACTTCCTCTGCGGTGTAGGGTCTTTTAATCCCCTTCCAGCGCGGATCAACATCCCACAGTTTTTGTAGCTCCTGAGCTTGCTGAGAATTTGTTTCCGTCTTCATTTTTGCTACTCCTGTTTCAAGGTTGATAATCGAATTCTTAATTTAAATATTTATATGCGGGAATTGTCAAAAACTCTGCGAAGGTTGGGTTCAAAACCAGACCATCTATAATTTCGACTGTTTCTCTAAAGCGACCCTGATCAATTCCGCCGAGTTTTTCTAACTCTTCATGACGCAAAGTTTGATAAAGAGCTGGTGTAATAGTGCGCCCATCATCAAGTTTGGCTTCATTTTTAATCCATTGCCAAAGTTCACTGCGTGAAATCTCAGCAGTTGCCGCATCTTCCATAAGATTAAAAATACCTACCGCTCCAACGCCTCTAAGCCACGATTCGATATATTGAAGTGCGACGCTGATATTATTTCGCAAGCCACCTTCGGTGATTTTTGCACCCGGAATATTAAAATCAATGATCTCAGGGCCTTTGATGTGAACTTCATCGCGCTGGCGTGTTTTTTGATTTGGTTTGTCTTTAAGTACATTATCAAAAATCTGTTGCGCAACGGGCACAAGGTCTGGGTGAGCTACCCATGTTCCGTCAAACCCATCAGTAGCTTCGCGAAGTTTATCTTCACGTACTTTACTCATTGCTATTTCGTTGATCTGAGGGTCTTTGCGGCTGGGAATAAAAGCTGCCATACCACCAATGGCATGAGCCCCACGTTTATGACAAGTTTTTACGAGGAGTTCAGTATAGGCGCGCATAAAAGGTGCGGTCATTGTGATTTGTGCACGATCAGGAAATATAATTTCTTTGTTTCTTCTGAATTTTTTAATAGCGCTAAAAATATAGTCCCAACGACCTGCATTTAGCCCGGCCATGTGATCGCGCAATTCAAAGAGAATTTCTTCCATTTCATATGCCGCTAATATTGTTTCGATTAAAACAGTGGCGCGAATGCTGCCCCGTGAAACTCTTAAAGTGTCTTGTGCAAAATTAAAAATATCATTCCAGAGACGTGCTTCAAGATGGCTTTCCATTTTAGGAAGATAAAAGTAAGGGCCTGAGCCACGTTTGAGAAGTTCTTGTGCATTGTGGAAAAAATAAAGGCCAAAATCTAAAAGGCTTGCCGAGATGGGTTTTCCATCGATGAGAATATTGTTCTCAAGGAGATGCCACCCCCGTGGGCGAACAAGGAGTGTCGCGATTTTGTCGTTGAGCTTATAAGATTTTCCTTCAGGACTTTGAAAACTCAGAGTTCTCCTTACGGCTGCTTTTAAATTTAATTGTCCGTCGATTATATTTGCCCACGTAGGTGAGCAGGAGTCTTCAAGATCGGCCATGAAAATTTTTGCACCCGAATTAAGAGCGTTGATCATCATCTTACGCTCTACAGGCCCTGTGATTTCAACACGGCGATCTTCAAGATCTGCGGGTGTCGTTGCTACTCTCCATTGACCTTTTCTGATTTCTTGAGTTGATGTTAAGAATGTCGGAAGCTCCCCTTTATCGAGGCGAAGCTGACGATCAATGCGTGAACGTAAAAGTTCGTCACGAACTGGATTAAATTTGCGGTGAAGTTGAGCGATAAAATCAATGGCGTCAGAAGAAAAAATTTCCTGGTACTCAGGATTCATGTTTCCAAGAATCTCAATATCATCACTTGCTACAACACCGACCATTAACCCCTCCTCTAATACCGTTGTGGATGATAGAGGTTACTTAAGCACACTTGCAAATGAAAACAGTGTTTGTTGCGCCATGTTATCCCCAGCTTATTGTTTGTACTTTATCAAAGTCGGTTTCCAGTAGATTATCGCGACATGAAAATCATCTCTTGGAATGTTAATGGAATTCGCTCCGTAGCGAATAAAGGACTTTTGAATTGGCTTTCAGAAGAATCGCCCGATATTTTATGCGTGCAAGAAATTAAAGCTGAGCAAGCAGTACTGGATCCGATTCTAATTACCCCTTATGAATATAACTCGTATTGGTTTTCAGCTCAGAAAAAAGGCTATAGCGGGGTTGCGATTTACAGCAAAGAAAAACCAATTGATGTTTCTTATGGCATTGGTGATGCGCGTTTTGATTCAGAGGGGCGCACTATTACAGCTGAGTTCAAAAAAATAATAGTTATCAATTCTTACTTTCCTAATAGTCAGCGCGATCATGCACGATTGGGTTACAAAATAGAATATTGTGATAAATTTCTGCAGTACGTAGAGAAGTTGCGTAAATCAGGAAAGGGTCTTGTAATGTGTGGTGATTATAATATCGCACATAAAGAAATCGATCTTAAGAATCCAAAAACTAATATGAACAATGCAGGTTTTTTACCCGAAGAACGCTCGTGGATGGATAAGTTCGTGGCCAGCGGCTATGTCGATACTTTTCGTGAGTTTTGTAAAGAGGGCAATCAATACACGTGGTGGAGTTATCGCCCCGGTGTACGGGAGAAGAATATTGGTTGGCGGTTGGATTATCATTTTGTAAATAGTGAGTTCATGCCCAAGGTGAAAAACAGTTACATTCAATGTGAAACAATGGGAAGTGATCATTGTCCAGTCGTGATTGAGCTTGGAATTTAGATTTCAACTGCAGTCTCTCGTCTAGTTTTTAATTTCACGTGTGTGTAGCGAAGCATATCCTTTAGAAATTTCTATGAGTTACCGAATTAATAATCTGGAAGTAGTGAAGATATCAATTAGATACTCGACCAGGAGGACATCATGTTCTTGAGACTAGTAGTATTTGCTTTGCTACTAAATACACCCTCAGTTGTGCTTGCTACATCATCATCTGAAAGATGGTCGTTGGCATTATTCGGTGGTATCGTAACTGATAAGCAAGATGATCTTAATTCATTAATTACTAGGGCCAACACTCGTGTGGGTGGAATCAGCACTCCACAATTCACAAATGCCTACGAAATTGGTGCGTACATTCAACGTCGCATAACGGGTAGCATCGTGGCCATTCAAGTTCGTCCAGGATATTTTTTCAATTCAACTACTGGTACTGGTGGATCAGGCTCAGCCGCGGGTACATATTCTTACAAAGTAAACGGATATTCAGTCATGCCACTTATCAAGCTCTATGTTTTAGAAAGTAAAACTGTAAAACTTTTTATTCAGAGTGGTATCGGATGGGGCACACTTGCTGGTGAGATCCAAGAAGCTGGTGCAACATCTAAGTTCAGCGGTAATAATTTTGGTTTTCAAGGTGGCGTGGGTGTTGACTGGTGTTTTGGTTCAAAGAGCCAACATTGCCTTATCACTGAGGGCAACATGCGCTACATGTCTATTGAACGAAATATGGTTTCTGAAACCTCAGGAACATTTGGTTCAAATAGCGTGTCACAAACAGCTAGAGGTAAAGAGTTAGAGATCGATAGCCACGATTTAGCCACTACGATGTCTGGCATACAAGCCATCGTTGGTTATAAATTCGCGTTTTAAAGCACAAGCCGACTGCACAAAAAGAATTTCAAAAAGCCATCTCAATGACTGAGCTGGCTTTTTTATTTTAATTTTAAAATATTTTTATAAAGAACGACGTCAAAACCCCCAACAAAAATATCATTTACTTGAAGACACGGGGCTCGCAGGGTACCTGATCGGCCAATAATAATTTTCAAAATTTCTTCATCTGTGGGTGTATCTTTTTTAATATCATAGGAAATAACTTTCTTGCCCATCACGCCAAAAACTTTTGACGATTTTTTTGCAAGTTTAAGAGCGTCGCGCGCAGAAATCGGATTTTTCCGCACGTCGACACTCTCATAAGATACATCATGTTGACCCAGGAAACTCCTAGGTTTAGCGCAACCGCTTCAGGCTCGCTCGAAAAAAGTAATCTTCATAACTGACAATATTAATATTTTATGAGGCATGGCAATCACAAATTTACTGATCTAAATCATCGGGGGAGAACTCAAAACCCTTCCATTGCACTAGAGGTGTGGCCGTGTCAGATACTTTGATATTAAATCCCGCATAACTATAAACAGTGCTAAAGCCGCTAAATACGTCTGGTTCAGTTCGGGTTTGATGAACAAGTGCAGCTGGTATGGTAGCGTGCGTATTGATGTTTACAGTTCCACCGGGCTTTACCAAAAACTTCACATCACTGATATGGTTGCCATCAGCGTTTATATAATCCCCAGTTAATTTTATCCCATCAACAGATCGAATTGGATACTGAGGGCCTGATGGCGGCAGCAAATAGTTGGCTCCCTTAGGCATGTTGGTTCTTCTTTCGAAAACCTGCCCTGTTCCTTGTCTTGTGTTTCTAAAAACAAAACCAACAGCATAATCTAGAGTGTTTTTAATTTGGTATGAGTCAAGCATAAAGCTATTTTGCGGATCTACAGCGACGTTGCTATCCACAGCAGGAGATCTAGTAATTTCAAGTGTAGGGTGGCGATCAAATAAAATATTAATTGGAAACTGGCGAGTAGCAGTCGAGCCGGTTATATTTGCAAACACTACTTCAAGTCGACATGTGAGTTTTTTGGGAAGCACGTTTAATCCGGGAAAATCTTCTTCTGCTATACGAAAACTAAAAGGATGGTCTGTTTCGTTGAGATTTTTACCTTCGATAACTTTCGGGCCACAGTGAAGGCGCTGTGATTGAACTTTTGTTTCGTCATTGTTTTGACTGGTGAAGTTTATTTGGGGGCCGAATTGTGGGTCATCTCTTTTAAGATTAATAATTTCAGAATTTAGTCCATCTAGCGAAACATCAAGTGAGCTTGCATTAATATTGGGGCCTTTATCAAGAATGGGATTTTGTTTTTTAGCACAACCAGAAGCGAGCAGGGATGTGGCGATAACCAGTGATAGTAAAATTTTATAAAACATTTTTACCTCCAAAGTAATATGCTCATTGATGTAAAAAAAGCATCAAATGTGCGGGTTTTGAAGATACTCGATGCAAGTTTTTTAGTTAGCGAATGGGCTAATACGTGATCGTGGGCAATTGTGTCCGATTAGCGGATGTTTTTTTCTAAAAATTCCAAAGAGCGGACGCCGAACCAACTGTAGGCTTCGCCGTCAATAATGGCTGAGGGGTTGGGGAGGCTTGATAAGTCGTCTTGTTTTTTTGCAAAAGGAAATGGTTCTGTAGAGCAGAGGAGTAGAGTTTTAAGGGGGTTGTAGTCTTCAAGTTTTATTTCAGGGTAGGCCGTTGAAAAATCAATCATATGCCCGGCTAAACCTAAACGTTCAAAAACTGATCCGATGAAGGTTTGCTTTGATACCGCCATCCACGGATTTTTCCAAATCAGATAAATGAATTTTGCGTCATCAATTGTGGGAGATTTAAGCCATTTCATAATTCCCGGAATTTCTTCAAGAGTTCTTGGCTTTGGTTTATGTGTTGAGATTTTTTTCCAGCGATCGGCTATATCTTCAAGTTTTTTATTTTTAAATTTATCGGCCATCATTCGACAATCCCGCTCTACATCACTGACAGATTTAATATGGGTGACGATATAAGGAAGTGGTGATTCATCAGCCATGGCTTTAGGGTTTTCTTCTTGATCAAGTAACAAAAGATCAGCGCCTAGTTCTTTAACTTTGTCCCACTTAATATCTTTTGTTCCACCAACAGCAGGAATTTTTGAAACCTCTGGTTTTGGATGAATACAAAAACGCGTGCGTCCTACAACATCAACACCCGCTGCAATAAGAGTTTCAGTCCAAGACGGAATCATCGA encodes the following:
- a CDS encoding ATP-dependent DNA helicase RecQ, whose amino-acid sequence is MTTKDAHLYELLQNRFGLQSFRKGQLDIIKSVLSKKDALAVMPTGGGKSLCYQLPAIELNGLVVVISPLIALMKDQVRLLKKIGINSGCLHSSQDLDDKREVFNAIKKAGPYVLYLSPERVQNPGFAEWIKTQNIVLFAIDEAHCVSQWGPDFREDYHKLKLLRQIRPDVPLLALTATATPTVLKDVGRQLEMRNPDKHVHGFYRPNLFYQVETCTGDDYKFQFLKNALKKTPVGRVLIYCGTRQLTQDLAAMLSSDFKGVGYYHAGLDAETRNTIQEKLDNHDLRILAATNAFGMGIDYPDVRLVVHFQMPANIESFYQEMGRAGRDGIESRCLLLYSKKDKGLQSFFIQQSKASPSVIERRWDSLNAITLFAEGGECRHAGILTYFKDSERINECGHCDVCAPQSPMVVDRPKQNEVHATSTQKISKKKSAKKPNHETQSPQAEARKLVLKDWRRQYAKENDIPAFIVFSDRTLVDLANKNPRNLSELIKVYGFGPTKVEVLGNAILKELGHVNG
- a CDS encoding S8 family serine peptidase, whose protein sequence is MTQGLTKSFVILIATLFFSFTLQASTPPQMAQKIGVSIKSQMLNTMGEFPVLVILKQQADLSFVNLNAPKEVRGQQVYDALRKTAMESQRELVSLLAKRGFEYQQFYILNMIALESATPELVSELTGRADVGKIINNPAIKNKFMPSNDIFNKFAQRKSESLTAVTEGNIVSTGAERVWQELGITGKNIVIAGQDTGIQWDHPALKTHYRGFSPNGVNHNYNWHDAIHKPLAAGTNPCGFNSKAPCDDHGHGTHTVGTIVGDDGATRKIGMAPGAQWMGCRNMERGVGRPTTYIECFQYFLAPYPQGGNPFTDGAPAKAPHVINNSWGCPPDEGCEGGEMLPVVEALNVAGLMVVVSAGNEGSGCSTIAAPPAHFTLATLAVGAHNHRNGRIAYFSSRGPSKFDGGIGPDITAPGVGIVSAIPGSSYSGATWDGTSMAGPHVVGLVALMWSAKPALIGNTTATSNVIRKTATPKTSTETCGGVTGDKIPNNTFGFGTINAYDAVKTLIQ
- the aceA gene encoding isocitrate lyase, with protein sequence MKTETNSQQAQELQKLWDVDPRWKGIKRPYTAEEVLKLQASIKVEYTIAELGAERLWELLHKEAYVPTLGCLTGAQAVQVVKAGLQAIYMSGWQVAADANMSGQTYPDQSLYPSNSVPQLVKRLNNALMRADQINRAEGKSGTYWYAPIVADAEAGFGGPLHAFELMKSMIEAGASGVHFEDQLASEKKCGHLGGKVLVPTSSFIRTLNAARLASDVLDVPSVIIARTDALGATLLTSDIDPADRPFLTGERTPEGYFYVKAGIETTIARGLAYAPYADLLWFETSKPDIEEAREFAKVIHKQFPGKLLAYNCSPSFNWERNLDAATIKTFQKELGQMGYKFQFITLAGWHLINMETFDLARQYKEEGMPAYVRLQNKEFASEKLGYTATRHQREVGTGYFDQVLMTITSGQASTSALSHSTEAEQFHDEHGSNDKSANGHTQKTERQAGK
- the aceB gene encoding malate synthase A, which gives rise to MVGVVASDDIEILGNMNPEYQEIFSSDAIDFIAQLHRKFNPVRDELLRSRIDRQLRLDKGELPTFLTSTQEIRKGQWRVATTPADLEDRRVEITGPVERKMMINALNSGAKIFMADLEDSCSPTWANIIDGQLNLKAAVRRTLSFQSPEGKSYKLNDKIATLLVRPRGWHLLENNILIDGKPISASLLDFGLYFFHNAQELLKRGSGPYFYLPKMESHLEARLWNDIFNFAQDTLRVSRGSIRATVLIETILAAYEMEEILFELRDHMAGLNAGRWDYIFSAIKKFRRNKEIIFPDRAQITMTAPFMRAYTELLVKTCHKRGAHAIGGMAAFIPSRKDPQINEIAMSKVREDKLREATDGFDGTWVAHPDLVPVAQQIFDNVLKDKPNQKTRQRDEVHIKGPEIIDFNIPGAKITEGGLRNNISVALQYIESWLRGVGAVGIFNLMEDAATAEISRSELWQWIKNEAKLDDGRTITPALYQTLRHEELEKLGGIDQGRFRETVEIIDGLVLNPTFAEFLTIPAYKYLN
- a CDS encoding exodeoxyribonuclease III encodes the protein MKIISWNVNGIRSVANKGLLNWLSEESPDILCVQEIKAEQAVLDPILITPYEYNSYWFSAQKKGYSGVAIYSKEKPIDVSYGIGDARFDSEGRTITAEFKKIIVINSYFPNSQRDHARLGYKIEYCDKFLQYVEKLRKSGKGLVMCGDYNIAHKEIDLKNPKTNMNNAGFLPEERSWMDKFVASGYVDTFREFCKEGNQYTWWSYRPGVREKNIGWRLDYHFVNSEFMPKVKNSYIQCETMGSDHCPVVIELGI
- a CDS encoding helical backbone metal receptor, producing MKVISMIPSWTETLIAAGVDVVGRTRFCIHPKPEVSKIPAVGGTKDIKWDKVKELGADLLLLDQEENPKAMADESPLPYIVTHIKSVSDVERDCRMMADKFKNKKLEDIADRWKKISTHKPKPRTLEEIPGIMKWLKSPTIDDAKFIYLIWKNPWMAVSKQTFIGSVFERLGLAGHMIDFSTAYPEIKLEDYNPLKTLLLCSTEPFPFAKKQDDLSSLPNPSAIIDGEAYSWFGVRSLEFLEKNIR